A section of the Pygocentrus nattereri isolate fPygNat1 chromosome 18, fPygNat1.pri, whole genome shotgun sequence genome encodes:
- the LOC119266047 gene encoding uncharacterized protein LOC119266047 isoform X1: MNAFMFDFLWHGKFWTIDAARDDGSLGRLVNDDHINPNCKMKRLIVEGRPHLCLFALRDITPGEEITYNYGDGDCPWRSEVIKSGMEADNNHLESEGASGDDQHCIKPSQHKSAFGVQMKKNAGSNRLESEVASEDDQHRTQHSQLESTFCSEMTKNGMEKDSNRLESEVASRDDQHCTQHSQLESTFLNQMTKNGMEKDSNRLESEVASGDDQHCTQHSQLESTFLNQMTKNGMEKDSNRLESEVASGDDQHCTQHSQLESTFLNQMTKNGMEKDSNHLESEVASRDDQHCTQHSQLESTFLNQMTKNGMEKTVIVWSQRLHLETISIAHSIHSLSLLSPTR, translated from the exons ATGAACGCCTTCATGTTCGACTTCCTCTGGCACGGAAAGTTCTGGAC TATTGATGCTGCAAGGGACGATGGCAGTCTTGGAAGACTGGTTAATGATGACCACATTAACCCCAACTGTAAAATGAAGAGACTCATCGTGGAGGGAAGGCCACATTTGTGCCTGTTTGCTTTAAGAGACATCACACCTGGAGAGGAGATTACGTATAATTATGGAGATGGTGATTGTCCGTGGAGGAGTGAA GTGATAAAAAGTGGAATGGAAGCGGACAACAATCATCTGGAGTCAGAAGGTGCCTCTGGAGATGATCAGCACTGCATCAAGCCTTCGCAGCACAAATCTGCTTTTGGCGTCCAG atgaaaaaaaatgcCGGCAGTAATCGTCTGGAGTCAGAGGTTGCCTCTGAAGACGATCAGCATCGCACTCAGCATTCACAGCTTGAGTCTACTTTCTGTAGCGAG atgacaaaaaatggaatggaaaaagaCAGTAATCGTCTGGAGTCAGAGGTTGCATCTAGAGACGATCAGCATTGCACTCAGCATTCACAGCTTGAGTCTACTTTCCTCAACCAG atgacaaaaaatggaatggaaaaagaCAGTAATCGTCTGGAGTCAGAGGTTGCCTCTGGAGACGATCAGCACTGCACTCAGCATTCACAGCTTGAGTCTACTTTCCTCAACCAG atgacaaaaaatggaatggaaaaagaCAGTAATCGTCTGGAGTCAGAGGTTGCCTCTGGAGACGATCAGCACTGCACTCAGCATTCACAGCTTGAGTCTACTTTCCTCAACCAG atgacaaaaaatggaatggaaaaagaCAGTAATCATCTGGAGTCAGAGGTTGCATCTAGAGACGATCAGCATTGCACTCAGCATTCACAGCTTGAGTCTACTTTCCTCAACCAG atgacaaaaaatggaatggaaaagaCAGTAATCGTCTGGAGTCAGAGGTTGCATCTAGAGACGATCAGCATTGCACACAGCATTCACAGCTTGAGTCTACTTTCCCCAACCAG